One Choloepus didactylus isolate mChoDid1 chromosome 8, mChoDid1.pri, whole genome shotgun sequence DNA window includes the following coding sequences:
- the MCHR1 gene encoding melanin-concentrating hormone receptor 1 isoform X1, protein MDLEASLLPTGPNASNTSAENRTSGGSPPRTGSVSYINIIMPSVFGTICLLGIIGNSTVIFAVVKKSKLHWCSNVPDIFIINLSVVDLLFLLGMPFMIHQLMGNGVWHFGETMCTLITAMDANSQFTSTYILTAMAIDRYLATVHPISSTKFRKPSVATLVIGLLWALSFISITPVWLYARLIPFPGGTVGCGIRLPNPDTDLYWFTLYQFFLAFALPFVVITAAYVRILQRMTSSVAPASQRSIRLRTKRVTRTAIAICLVFFVCWAPYYVLQLTQLSISRPTLTFVYLYNAAISLGYANSCLNPFVYIVLCETFRKRLVLSVKPAAQGQTEGSLSPKLVDDEK, encoded by the exons ATGGACCTGGAAGCCTCCCTGCTGCCCACCGGCCCTAATGCCAGCAACACGTCGGCCGAGAACCGCACCTCGGGCG GGTCGCCTCCCCGCACAGGGAGTGTCTCCTACATCAACATCATCATGCCTTCAGTGTTCGGTACCATCTGCCTCCTGGGCATCATTGGGAACTCCACGGTCATCTTCGCCGTGGTGAAGAAGTCCAAGCTCCACTGGTGCAGCAACGTCCCGGACATTTTCATCATCAACCTCTCGGTGGTGgacctcctcttcctcctgggcATGCCCTTCATGATCCACCAGCTCATGGGCAATGGCGTCTGGCACTTTGGAGAGACCATGTGCACTCTCATCACCGCCATGGACGCCAACAGCCAGTTCACCAGCACCTACATCCTGACTGCCATGGCCATCGACCGCTACCTGGCCACTGTCCACCCCATATCCTCCACTAAGTTCCGGAAGCCTTCCGTGGCCACTCTGGTGATCGGCCTCCTGTGGGCCCTCTCCTTCATCAGCATCACCCCTGTGTGGCTCTACGCCAGGCTCATCCCCTTCCCGGGGGGCACGGTGGGATGTGGCATCCGCCTCCCCAACCCGGACACTGACCTCTACTGGTTCACCCTGTACCAGTTCTTCCTGGCCTTTGCCCTGCCCTTTGTGGTCATCACGGCCGCATACGTGAGGATTCTGCAGCGCATGACGTCCTCGGTGGCCCCTGCCTCTCAACGCAGCATCCGGCTGCGGACGAAGAGGGTGACCCGCACGGCCATCGCCATCTGCCTGGTCTTCTTTGTGTGCTGGGCGCCCTACTATGTGCTGCAGCTGACCCAGCTGTCCATCAGCCGCCCGACCCTCACCTTTGTCTACCTGTACAATGCGGCCATCAGCTTGGGCTACGCCAACAGCTGCCTCAACCCCTTTGTGTACATCGTGCTCTGTGAGACCTTCCGCAAACGTCTGGTCCTGTCGGTGAAGCCTGCAGCCCAGGGGCAG ACGGAAGGCAGCCTTTCTCCCAAGCTGGTGGATGATGAAAAATGA
- the MCHR1 gene encoding melanin-concentrating hormone receptor 1 isoform X2 has protein sequence MDLEASLLPTGPNASNTSAENRTSGGSPPRTGSVSYINIIMPSVFGTICLLGIIGNSTVIFAVVKKSKLHWCSNVPDIFIINLSVVDLLFLLGMPFMIHQLMGNGVWHFGETMCTLITAMDANSQFTSTYILTAMAIDRYLATVHPISSTKFRKPSVATLVIGLLWALSFISITPVWLYARLIPFPGGTVGCGIRLPNPDTDLYWFTLYQFFLAFALPFVVITAAYVRILQRMTSSVAPASQRSIRLRTKRVTRTAIAICLVFFVCWAPYYVLQLTQLSISRPTLTFVYLYNAAISLGYANSCLNPFVYIVLCETFRKRLVLSVKPAAQGQVRAVSNAQTAEEERTESKGT, from the exons ATGGACCTGGAAGCCTCCCTGCTGCCCACCGGCCCTAATGCCAGCAACACGTCGGCCGAGAACCGCACCTCGGGCG GGTCGCCTCCCCGCACAGGGAGTGTCTCCTACATCAACATCATCATGCCTTCAGTGTTCGGTACCATCTGCCTCCTGGGCATCATTGGGAACTCCACGGTCATCTTCGCCGTGGTGAAGAAGTCCAAGCTCCACTGGTGCAGCAACGTCCCGGACATTTTCATCATCAACCTCTCGGTGGTGgacctcctcttcctcctgggcATGCCCTTCATGATCCACCAGCTCATGGGCAATGGCGTCTGGCACTTTGGAGAGACCATGTGCACTCTCATCACCGCCATGGACGCCAACAGCCAGTTCACCAGCACCTACATCCTGACTGCCATGGCCATCGACCGCTACCTGGCCACTGTCCACCCCATATCCTCCACTAAGTTCCGGAAGCCTTCCGTGGCCACTCTGGTGATCGGCCTCCTGTGGGCCCTCTCCTTCATCAGCATCACCCCTGTGTGGCTCTACGCCAGGCTCATCCCCTTCCCGGGGGGCACGGTGGGATGTGGCATCCGCCTCCCCAACCCGGACACTGACCTCTACTGGTTCACCCTGTACCAGTTCTTCCTGGCCTTTGCCCTGCCCTTTGTGGTCATCACGGCCGCATACGTGAGGATTCTGCAGCGCATGACGTCCTCGGTGGCCCCTGCCTCTCAACGCAGCATCCGGCTGCGGACGAAGAGGGTGACCCGCACGGCCATCGCCATCTGCCTGGTCTTCTTTGTGTGCTGGGCGCCCTACTATGTGCTGCAGCTGACCCAGCTGTCCATCAGCCGCCCGACCCTCACCTTTGTCTACCTGTACAATGCGGCCATCAGCTTGGGCTACGCCAACAGCTGCCTCAACCCCTTTGTGTACATCGTGCTCTGTGAGACCTTCCGCAAACGTCTGGTCCTGTCGGTGAAGCCTGCAGCCCAGGGGCAGGTTCGCGCCGTCAGCAATGCTCAGACAGCTGAGGAGGAGAGGACAGAAAGCAAAGGCACCTGA
- the MCHR1 gene encoding melanin-concentrating hormone receptor 1 isoform X3, whose translation MPSVFGTICLLGIIGNSTVIFAVVKKSKLHWCSNVPDIFIINLSVVDLLFLLGMPFMIHQLMGNGVWHFGETMCTLITAMDANSQFTSTYILTAMAIDRYLATVHPISSTKFRKPSVATLVIGLLWALSFISITPVWLYARLIPFPGGTVGCGIRLPNPDTDLYWFTLYQFFLAFALPFVVITAAYVRILQRMTSSVAPASQRSIRLRTKRVTRTAIAICLVFFVCWAPYYVLQLTQLSISRPTLTFVYLYNAAISLGYANSCLNPFVYIVLCETFRKRLVLSVKPAAQGQVRAVSNAQTAEEERTESKGT comes from the coding sequence ATGCCTTCAGTGTTCGGTACCATCTGCCTCCTGGGCATCATTGGGAACTCCACGGTCATCTTCGCCGTGGTGAAGAAGTCCAAGCTCCACTGGTGCAGCAACGTCCCGGACATTTTCATCATCAACCTCTCGGTGGTGgacctcctcttcctcctgggcATGCCCTTCATGATCCACCAGCTCATGGGCAATGGCGTCTGGCACTTTGGAGAGACCATGTGCACTCTCATCACCGCCATGGACGCCAACAGCCAGTTCACCAGCACCTACATCCTGACTGCCATGGCCATCGACCGCTACCTGGCCACTGTCCACCCCATATCCTCCACTAAGTTCCGGAAGCCTTCCGTGGCCACTCTGGTGATCGGCCTCCTGTGGGCCCTCTCCTTCATCAGCATCACCCCTGTGTGGCTCTACGCCAGGCTCATCCCCTTCCCGGGGGGCACGGTGGGATGTGGCATCCGCCTCCCCAACCCGGACACTGACCTCTACTGGTTCACCCTGTACCAGTTCTTCCTGGCCTTTGCCCTGCCCTTTGTGGTCATCACGGCCGCATACGTGAGGATTCTGCAGCGCATGACGTCCTCGGTGGCCCCTGCCTCTCAACGCAGCATCCGGCTGCGGACGAAGAGGGTGACCCGCACGGCCATCGCCATCTGCCTGGTCTTCTTTGTGTGCTGGGCGCCCTACTATGTGCTGCAGCTGACCCAGCTGTCCATCAGCCGCCCGACCCTCACCTTTGTCTACCTGTACAATGCGGCCATCAGCTTGGGCTACGCCAACAGCTGCCTCAACCCCTTTGTGTACATCGTGCTCTGTGAGACCTTCCGCAAACGTCTGGTCCTGTCGGTGAAGCCTGCAGCCCAGGGGCAGGTTCGCGCCGTCAGCAATGCTCAGACAGCTGAGGAGGAGAGGACAGAAAGCAAAGGCACCTGA